In the genome of Candidatus Hydrogenedentota bacterium, the window CCTCCAACTTCCAAGTTTCCGTCATACGCCCAACCCATGGGGCAAGGGGTAGCATAGCACAAGCGCGGAATCCGGTGGCGGGGGGCTGTCTGACGGATACGACGGATAGGACCGATTTGATCAATCCGTCGTATCAGTCCTATCGGTCCTATCGCTGTCAACGGCCACCTAATAGGTGCTCTTCAAAAACGCGATCAAATCCGCCACATCCTGCTGTTTCAGCGTGGCCTCCCAGCCGTCGGGCATGAAAGACATGCTGGTGCTCTCCATGTTGTAGATGTCGCTCCGCAGCAGCACCCGTGAGATCCCGCCCGCGATTTTCAGGGTGATGCTTGTCGCGTTTTCCGAGGCGATAATCCCGAAGAGTTGCTCGCCGTCATTCAACTCGCAGTTGTACGCGTGAAAGCCCGGCTGAATGTCCAGATTCGGATCGAGAATGTTCGCCAGGATCTTCTCCGGCGGATGCTGGGAGACGGTCCGGAGATCGGGGCCCATGTCGATGCCCTCCTCACCGATGCGGTGGCAGGGCGAGCAGGATTCCTTATAGAGCGCATGGCCACGGGCGATGTCGGGGGTCAGCGTGAGTGCGGGGCTGTAGGCTTCAATGACCTTCGCGCGGTCTGGCGAAGAGCCCGCACCGAGCCGGGCCGCGGCCGCCTCGCGCACCGCGCCGTCGGGATGGCGCAGCAGGCGGGAACGGCGGATGGGGTCGATGTCGTTCGTGGCGATGGATCCGGCGGCCACGGCGTCGAGAAGCTGCATGGCCCAGGACGCGCGGGAAAGAATTCGGTCTACGGCCCGCGCCTTGCCGTCCCGATCAAAGCCCGGCCAGGCCGCCAGCACGAGGGCGGGCACCTGGTCATCACCGGTAGCGGCGAGGGCATCCAGCGCCTCCGCCACTTCCTCCGCCGACCCGCCGCCCGTCATGTGTCCGACGAGGAAATTGATGGCCTCCGGGCGTCGGCCCTCGACACGTGCCAGCAAGGCGGCACTCGCAATGCGCGATGCGGGCGCCGCCGTAATATCCGCCAGCAGTGCGCCCGCCGATTGGACCAGTGCGTCATAGGCCATCGCGAGCTCCGCCTGGGGTCCTGAAGTGTTGCCCGACGTCAGGGCGCTGATCGAGGATTCCTGGCGCGCGAGCGCGTCGAGCAGGTCTACGCAGGACTCCAGCGCGAGGGCATCCGACGTCTCCCGCGCACGGGTAAAGGCGGAAGCGAGCAGCACGGCCACCGCCGATTGGTTGCCCGCGCCCAGCGCGATACCCGCGAGCGCGGGACGCAAGGCGTAGATCGCGGGATCATCGATTTTCGCCAACTCGGCAATCAGCAATTCCTGATGGGGCAGCGCGGAACTGAGTGCCGCCACCGTGACGAAGGGATCGGCATGATCCCGAACGAGAATCGACGCCAGTGCCGAAGCCGCCTCGGGGGAAGCCGGAACCTCGCCGAGGGTGAAGGCGGCCTGCAAGCGCACTTTAGGGTCATCATCGCCGGCCAGCGCGGCCACCTGTGTCGCGAGCGCCGGGGTCATGCGCGATTCCGCCAGGCGCAGGGCATTCTCGCGCAGGCCCGGATGTGTATCGCGCAACGCATCGGCCACGAGACCCTCGCCGAGCGCGCCGAGCCCGTCCAGCGTGCACAGCGCATGCAAGCGCGCGCGGGGATCCTCCGACTGCGTCATTTCTTCCAGCGCGGGCACCGCCGACAGGTCGCCGCGCCACAGAATCAACTGCTGGGCCGCGTCGCGCACCCAGCCATTGGAAGAGGCCAACTGCGCCACAAGCCCGTCGCCGTCCAGCTCCGCAAGCGCGGGAACCGCCTCGGGCGCCTCTTCCGTTCTACGCACGCGATAGATCCGGCCCTTGTCGTCGCCTTCACGGTAGAACGGTAGCAACTCGGCCTTGCCCTCTTCCGGTAGCCAGTCGGGGTGTTCGATCATGTAGCGGTACATGTCCGCGATCCACAGCGCGCCATCGGGCCCCGTCCGCACCATCACCGGCCGACACCAGCGGTCGTCGCTCGCAAAGAAATCCGGCTGGCCCTCCTCGCCCGCGCGGCGACCCGCGAAGGACGGGCCCTCGGGCACAAGCACCATGCGCTGCACAAGATTGTGGAAGGGCTCGCAGGTGAAGCCGTTCATCTCGTCCTGCGGGAAGAGCGCCCCATCGCGGTAGATCATCCCGCTGCAGGCGGAGGTATATCGACCCGATTCCTGGAAACTGTGAAAGCGCTTTTCCAGTGCGCTTGCCGGGAACACGGGCGGATTGATTGCGCCGAGCACCTGCACGCGCCCGTCCGGCGTGGCCAGGTAGGGGTTGCGCTTCAAATAGTGATCCTGAAGCACGTAGTGCCAGAGGGGTCGGGAATTCTGTGTGCCAAACCAGTGGCCCCAGTCGTCGCGATTGCGCCCGAACTGGGTGGGGCCGCTCTGGGGTTCCACCTCGCCCGTGTCGGGCCGGAAGCGGAAGTCGCGGCTGCCCACGGCTACTTCCGAGCCGTTGCGCGAGGACTTAATCTTCGTTTCCAGGCCGTACTCGCCGTGGTGCCCGCCCGCCGCTACATAGACCCAGTTGTCCAGGCCCCAGCGGAGGCCGTTGGCGCGCAACTGCTGGTTGCCCGTGGTCAGGCCCGTGAGGAGCACCTCGCGCTCATCGGCCACATGGTCGCCGTTGGTGTCGCGCAGGAAAATCACATCAGGCGCGGCCGTCACGATGACGCCATCGCGCCAGGTCAGAATGCCATTGGGAAAACTGAGTCCCTCCGCGAAGAGGGTGGACTTCTCATAGGTCCCATCTTTGTCGGCGTCTTCCAGCATCCGGACCCGTCCGCCCGCCGATCCGTTGCCATCGAGCCCGAGGGGGTAGTCGGACATCTCCACCACCCATAGGCGGCCCTGCGTGTCCCAGTCAAAGGCCACGGGATCGATCAGCAGGGGCTCCGCCGCCACGAGGTCCACCGTGAAACCCTCGGGCACGCGGATGCTCTTCAGGCCCTCTTCCGGCGATCGCGGCAGCGACGCGAGGCCTGGTCGTTGCGCGGTGGTATCCACACGCGCCGCCGTGTAAAGTTGCGCCGCTTCTTCCGCCGTCAGCGCGCGATCGTAGAATGCGAAGGCCGCGAGTCCGCCGTTGAGCGGGGCGAACTGATCACTCCGCGCGCCGAGATAGAAATCCGGCGAGGCGGACGCCGTGACCGGCAGCTCGCCGTCGATCTCGGGCTCGGGATTGCCATTGAGGTAGACCGTGGCCTGTTCCCCTTTGCGCACCAGAACAAGATGATTCCACGAGCCCGGCGCGATGACCGATTTTCCAAAGAGGGTCTGAGCGGATGTATTGCCATTGTAAAGATTGAGTTTGCCGACGGTGTCGGGATGGTGGTTCCCCGAGATGCCCAGATGCTCGCCGTTCGCGTTCGGATCGCCCATGGGGCCTCGGCTGAACAGATAGGCTGTGATGGGGTTCGCGTCGTTCGGGGTCTGATTCTTGAACCACAGCGAAACGGAATATACATTCGCGATCCCCGGCGCCGCGCCCCGGATGCGACCACCCTTGTAAACCGGCACGGCCAGACTCGCGCCCTTGTCCAGCAGGATGTTCTCCCGGCGGCCATCCAGCGGTGCGGCGATCACGGGCTTCATCGCCGCGATCGTTGCCCCGTAGTCGTTGGAGAACACGGGAATCCCCAGTTTTTCCTGGAACTCGGCGATCCGCCGCTCGGCCTCGGCTTTCTCCTCCGCGTTGTACTTCGCGACGTTGGAGATTTCCCACAGGCTCGCGATCTCCGCCGCTGGGAGGGCGCGGGGGTAAACCGCGATTTCATCCAGTTTTCCTTCGAGTCTGTCTCCGAAAAACACACCGCCCGCTTCCACGCTGGTTTTCGTGACAACTTCGGGCTCCGTCGCTCCATCCAAATGCACGCGCAATTGATCACCCTCGCGGACGATGGCAGCGAAGTGCCAGTGATTTGCCGGATACCGCCCTGCCCCGCTGACGGTACCGCCCTCCGCGTTAACCGACAAGGTCAATTCATGGAATGGATTGGTCGTGTATGTCACCTCCGCATGAGGGAGTCTGGCCAGTTTTCCGCTGCGGTCGCTTGCGCCGCTCTCTTCGCCAAGCCAGAACCAGGCGAGCGCTGTATAGTCACCACGGTCAAGTGGGTTACAGTCGGTCAAGCCACCGAAGGAGAGATGCACGGCCCTATTGATCTGGCCTGGTCCGGAAAAGGCCGAATCCGTCAGCGCTTCCCTCGCGCCGATGCCCGAGCCGCTCGCCACGCCCGGAAGGTATCGGGCGAATCCGCCCAACAGTTTTGCCTCCGGCCCACCGGGAACCGAGTTCAGCAGTCCCTTTCCCGCCATTTCCTCCATCCGCCAGTACGAAGTCGGTGCGCCCTTCATAATCGCCTCGGCATAGGGCCCCATGGCCGCTTCGACAGCCCGGCGCGGTTTGCCCGTCGCTTCCTCCATCGCGCCGAGCAGTGTCTCCACGATTCTCGGCTCTGCCTCCACTTCCAGGCCCGCCGTGCGCGCGGGCCAGGTGGTGTAGCCGCCGAGGGTGTGTTGTTCCGGCGGGGGGATGTAGCCCTCCGCGCCGTTGGCCAGTTCGATGTTGAAGTGAGCATTCAGGGGCGACTGGGCCTTGAGTTTCAGACCCGTCAGCGCGAAAACTTCATTGGGCAGCGTCGTGATGCCCAGATCGCCGATCTGAATCGCCTGAAGCACGAGCTCCGCCGTCGGGCGCTCGTGAAGATAAATCGCCTCGTGGGCGTAGACCTCGGGCTGGGTCGCCGGAAGTCGATCGCCCATAAGCTGGACCTGTTCCCGCGCCCAGGCGAGGCGCTTTTCATCGGGCACGCGAAAATTCAGGGTGATCTTCTTTTCCGAAACCGCCAGGGGGGCCGCATCGCGCCATTCGATCTGGTGCCAGGCCTTGATGGCGTAGCCCGCGACTTCGGCGGCGTAGTCCTGAATCGTCGGCGGTGCGGGGGGTGAACCATAGTCCATCCACATGAGGTCGCCGCTCGTGCCCTGGGAGATCATGGCCACAAACTCGCCCTCGCCGGAGGACTGTCCCAGCAGCGCGGCCATTTGTCGGCAGAAGTGCCCATAGTAGTCTGCGGAAACCGGCGTCGAACCGAAGTAGTGCTGGGAATAGTTCGCCAGCACCGCGATGGGTTTTCCGTCCGGTGTTTTCACCGCCAGCACGCTTAACCCGGGATCCACGGGACCCGACGGCCCGATGATGTCGGGGCTTTCATATCCGGGGTGCATGTTGGCCCGCACATTGGTTTCGCCGAAGGGATCGGGCAACAATTTGTCCGCGCGGCGTATCCAGCGGCGGTTGTGGGTGTGTTCCCAGTCGTCGATGGACGACCAGCCAATCTGCGCGGGCTGGAGGTTGTTCAGCGCGGCGGTCATGGCCTCCACCAGCTTGCCGGGGAGCCAGGCGGTGTAGGCCGGATCGGGCCGGCTGCCCAGGCAGCCCATGGATGCGGGCGCGGTGTGGGTGTGGGTCGCGGAAACCATCATACGGTCCATGGGGAGTCCCGTGGTCGCCGACACCTGGGCCTTTGCGCCGTCGATGAGATCCCGCGTCATCATGCAGGTGTCCACGATGCAGAAGACCAGCTTCGACGCGCCGTCGTCCAGCGCCAGGGCCCGGGCGTGGATCGGATCGGTGGCCGCTGTCGCTGTGCCTTCCACGAAGTTGCCGTTCACCCGCACCGGGTACTGCTGGGGTGTGATGTCCACCGCCGCCGCACCCGCGCGGAAGACCGCCTGGGCCAGCGCGGGTTCAACCGCAGCGGCTGCAAGTATCGACGTGATCAGAAGGTTCCGGGAAAAAAATCGGGGACAAACGAAAGGGGGCAATGCCATGTTGGGATCCGTTCCTGTTGAACTACCAGCCAGAATGCGGACACCAGTAAAGCACACGGGGAATATGGCGTCAAGGTGCGGATGCGGGAGGCGTCCGCGATTGCATCAGTAACTCCACGGCTCGCTGTTCACCCGCGAGGTGACCAGGCCGCTGCTTCGGAACGTCTCCAGCAATTGCGTCCATTCTTCCGTACTCCCCAGTACGTAATAGGTGAAGTAAGTCGTGGTGCCGTGGTCAAACTGAATCCAGGGCTGGAGCTCCGTGTAGTAATAGGGCGTTGGCGTGTTGTCCGGATG includes:
- a CDS encoding c-type cytochrome, translating into MALPPFVCPRFFSRNLLITSILAAAAVEPALAQAVFRAGAAAVDITPQQYPVRVNGNFVEGTATAATDPIHARALALDDGASKLVFCIVDTCMMTRDLIDGAKAQVSATTGLPMDRMMVSATHTHTAPASMGCLGSRPDPAYTAWLPGKLVEAMTAALNNLQPAQIGWSSIDDWEHTHNRRWIRRADKLLPDPFGETNVRANMHPGYESPDIIGPSGPVDPGLSVLAVKTPDGKPIAVLANYSQHYFGSTPVSADYYGHFCRQMAALLGQSSGEGEFVAMISQGTSGDLMWMDYGSPPAPPTIQDYAAEVAGYAIKAWHQIEWRDAAPLAVSEKKITLNFRVPDEKRLAWAREQVQLMGDRLPATQPEVYAHEAIYLHERPTAELVLQAIQIGDLGITTLPNEVFALTGLKLKAQSPLNAHFNIELANGAEGYIPPPEQHTLGGYTTWPARTAGLEVEAEPRIVETLLGAMEEATGKPRRAVEAAMGPYAEAIMKGAPTSYWRMEEMAGKGLLNSVPGGPEAKLLGGFARYLPGVASGSGIGAREALTDSAFSGPGQINRAVHLSFGGLTDCNPLDRGDYTALAWFWLGEESGASDRSGKLARLPHAEVTYTTNPFHELTLSVNAEGGTVSGAGRYPANHWHFAAIVREGDQLRVHLDGATEPEVVTKTSVEAGGVFFGDRLEGKLDEIAVYPRALPAAEIASLWEISNVAKYNAEEKAEAERRIAEFQEKLGIPVFSNDYGATIAAMKPVIAAPLDGRRENILLDKGASLAVPVYKGGRIRGAAPGIANVYSVSLWFKNQTPNDANPITAYLFSRGPMGDPNANGEHLGISGNHHPDTVGKLNLYNGNTSAQTLFGKSVIAPGSWNHLVLVRKGEQATVYLNGNPEPEIDGELPVTASASPDFYLGARSDQFAPLNGGLAAFAFYDRALTAEEAAQLYTAARVDTTAQRPGLASLPRSPEEGLKSIRVPEGFTVDLVAAEPLLIDPVAFDWDTQGRLWVVEMSDYPLGLDGNGSAGGRVRMLEDADKDGTYEKSTLFAEGLSFPNGILTWRDGVIVTAAPDVIFLRDTNGDHVADEREVLLTGLTTGNQQLRANGLRWGLDNWVYVAAGGHHGEYGLETKIKSSRNGSEVAVGSRDFRFRPDTGEVEPQSGPTQFGRNRDDWGHWFGTQNSRPLWHYVLQDHYLKRNPYLATPDGRVQVLGAINPPVFPASALEKRFHSFQESGRYTSACSGMIYRDGALFPQDEMNGFTCEPFHNLVQRMVLVPEGPSFAGRRAGEEGQPDFFASDDRWCRPVMVRTGPDGALWIADMYRYMIEHPDWLPEEGKAELLPFYREGDDKGRIYRVRRTEEAPEAVPALAELDGDGLVAQLASSNGWVRDAAQQLILWRGDLSAVPALEEMTQSEDPRARLHALCTLDGLGALGEGLVADALRDTHPGLRENALRLAESRMTPALATQVAALAGDDDPKVRLQAAFTLGEVPASPEAASALASILVRDHADPFVTVAALSSALPHQELLIAELAKIDDPAIYALRPALAGIALGAGNQSAVAVLLASAFTRARETSDALALESCVDLLDALARQESSISALTSGNTSGPQAELAMAYDALVQSAGALLADITAAPASRIASAALLARVEGRRPEAINFLVGHMTGGGSAEEVAEALDALAATGDDQVPALVLAAWPGFDRDGKARAVDRILSRASWAMQLLDAVAAGSIATNDIDPIRRSRLLRHPDGAVREAAAARLGAGSSPDRAKVIEAYSPALTLTPDIARGHALYKESCSPCHRIGEEGIDMGPDLRTVSQHPPEKILANILDPNLDIQPGFHAYNCELNDGEQLFGIIASENATSITLKIAGGISRVLLRSDIYNMESTSMSFMPDGWEATLKQQDVADLIAFLKSTY